One Pseudorhodoplanes sinuspersici DNA segment encodes these proteins:
- a CDS encoding phosphatase PAP2 family protein codes for MYQGKAILTSLLAAALQKPRRAFEYGCVWPTRTTLLTSLIAFIVCIVAVKFSFDAWSVSEARHLPRWLVNLSGQISWYGKSGWLLWPIAGLLLVCLLAGARTVSRFDRLTLSAVSMRLTFLLVAVALPGLLAAILKPLIGRARPFALGQDDVFLYVPFAYFRELLFGTMAYPEYVYGSMPSGHATNAFAIAIAFGALWPRLRPLLWTFAVAIATTRLIIVVHHPTDVLVGAAIGTLGALAIRNYFAARRWVFAVDATGHVYAKPGPQLRDFAGVLMRLWRRPATKSTVSGFPEADARARS; via the coding sequence GTGTATCAGGGCAAGGCCATTCTGACTTCGTTGCTTGCAGCGGCCCTGCAGAAGCCACGGCGCGCATTCGAATATGGCTGCGTTTGGCCGACACGGACGACGTTGCTGACCTCGCTGATAGCTTTCATCGTTTGCATCGTCGCGGTGAAATTCTCCTTTGATGCCTGGAGCGTCAGCGAGGCGCGCCACTTGCCGCGCTGGCTGGTGAATCTTTCCGGACAGATCAGTTGGTACGGGAAATCCGGCTGGCTGCTGTGGCCGATTGCCGGGCTTCTGCTTGTTTGCCTCCTCGCAGGCGCGCGGACGGTGAGCCGTTTCGACCGGCTCACGCTGTCTGCAGTCTCAATGCGACTGACATTTTTGTTGGTTGCGGTCGCGTTGCCAGGCCTGCTGGCCGCTATTCTCAAGCCGCTGATCGGTCGTGCGCGACCCTTTGCGCTGGGACAGGACGACGTTTTTCTCTATGTGCCGTTTGCCTACTTCCGCGAATTGCTGTTCGGCACGATGGCGTATCCCGAATATGTCTATGGCAGCATGCCGTCCGGGCATGCGACCAATGCCTTTGCGATCGCGATTGCATTCGGTGCATTGTGGCCACGGCTGCGGCCGCTGCTCTGGACCTTTGCCGTGGCCATTGCGACAACGCGCCTGATCATCGTCGTGCATCATCCGACCGACGTCCTGGTCGGCGCTGCCATCGGCACGCTCGGAGCGCTCGCGATCCGCAATTATTTCGCCGCCCGCCGGTGGGTCTTTGCTGTCGATGCGACAGGGCATGTTTACGCAAAACCCGGTCCGCAGTTGCGCGATTTCGCCGGTGTTTTGATGCGCCTCTGGAGGCGGCCCGCGACCAAGTCAACCGTTTCCGGCTTTCCCGAAGCAGACGCGAGGGCACGATCGTGA
- a CDS encoding phosphatase PAP2 family protein, producing MAGAGLWLTLIVGVIAGLVFAVDPSLDLRISAAFYGPDAQALSGLESIAVNALRIFNLALVIIILGLAGSALIIRMSSSTAPMLVPARAACLLVLVYFAGPALMANAIFKEHWSRPRPGHVVEFGGKHAFKPWWDPRGNCSQNCSFVSGEASSAFAVLALAAIAPIGWRFRAIGAALAYGILVGAIRVMVGGHFTSDVIFAGVFTALVVWAAHGLIYRWPTRVDEQEASRRIDVFAARLRARIVSPIYGVLARRLGARSRTPARQRTVQFDSQPS from the coding sequence ATGGCGGGGGCTGGGTTGTGGCTTACATTAATTGTTGGTGTGATTGCCGGACTTGTTTTTGCAGTTGATCCCTCACTCGATCTGCGGATTTCGGCGGCGTTCTATGGCCCTGATGCTCAAGCTTTGAGCGGCTTGGAAAGCATCGCCGTCAACGCGTTGCGCATTTTCAATCTTGCGCTGGTCATCATCATCTTGGGATTGGCCGGTTCTGCGCTGATCATCCGGATGTCATCCAGTACGGCGCCGATGCTTGTGCCCGCGCGCGCGGCGTGTCTCCTGGTTCTCGTCTATTTCGCCGGCCCGGCCCTTATGGCCAATGCGATCTTCAAGGAGCATTGGTCGCGGCCGCGGCCCGGCCACGTGGTTGAATTCGGCGGCAAGCACGCGTTTAAGCCGTGGTGGGATCCGCGCGGCAACTGCTCACAAAATTGCTCGTTCGTGTCGGGGGAGGCGTCGTCTGCTTTCGCAGTCCTGGCGCTTGCGGCGATCGCACCGATCGGGTGGCGTTTCAGGGCGATCGGTGCTGCGTTGGCTTATGGCATACTGGTCGGCGCCATTCGCGTGATGGTCGGTGGCCATTTCACATCGGATGTCATCTTCGCCGGTGTCTTCACCGCGCTCGTGGTATGGGCGGCCCATGGACTGATCTATCGCTGGCCGACGCGGGTCGATGAGCAGGAAGCGAGTAGGCGGATTGATGTCTTCGCCGCGCGATTGCGTGCGCGGATCGTCTCCCCGATCTATGGCGTGCTCGCGCGTCGGCTGGGTGCGCGAAGCCGAACGCCGGCACGCCAACGCACTGTGCAGTTCGACAGCCAGCCGTCTTAA
- a CDS encoding ArnT family glycosyltransferase — MSDFVSGRPGEAWRRGLSGILDYAAESNRRAIWILLAFALIAFLPGYSKVPPIDRDEARFAQATKQMVASGEYVDIRFQNEVRYQKPVGIYWLQAAALKIADAVTTRDMQTRIYVYRIPSLIGAVGAVIATFWIALAFANRRVAILAAVMMASSILLGVEARLAKTDAMLLLTVLLCIGVLAHTYLEPPAEREKSAGLIWPIVFWAALAAGVLLKGPLILLFIGLPVVTLAIIDRSAGWLTRLRPLIGLPIFLLLVLPWFIAIIGRSGGTFLSDSVGRDLLAKVVSGQESHGAPPGYYVVLFFITFWPASILAGMATPWVWREKWETPVKFLLAWLVPAWIVFELVITKLPHYVLPLYPAIAILLAMAIDQQALSRQKWMEYGTFWWFAIPVLFFVGSLVLLLRYEGYPGWPAWPFLGAAMVFGFRAWWLYFVDGPERSMLRAAVTSVLLAIAVYWSVLPSLAMLFPSVAIAQAVRTAECSDPKVAAAGYREPSLVFLAGTDTLLTGAAGAADFLQDHKCRFAVIESSLDRTFARRAEAIGLRYTKVSQFKGYNLGSGGRITLTIYKSLGNL; from the coding sequence ATTCGAAAGTCCCGCCGATCGATCGCGACGAAGCCCGTTTCGCGCAGGCGACCAAGCAGATGGTCGCCTCCGGTGAATATGTCGATATCCGTTTCCAGAACGAGGTGCGCTACCAAAAGCCGGTCGGCATCTACTGGCTGCAGGCGGCCGCTCTGAAGATTGCGGATGCAGTCACCACCCGCGATATGCAGACCCGCATTTATGTCTATCGCATTCCCTCGCTCATTGGAGCGGTTGGGGCGGTCATCGCGACATTCTGGATTGCGCTGGCTTTCGCCAACCGGCGCGTCGCTATCCTCGCCGCCGTGATGATGGCGTCATCGATCCTGCTCGGGGTCGAAGCTCGTCTCGCCAAGACTGATGCGATGCTGCTGCTGACGGTGCTGCTGTGTATCGGCGTGCTGGCGCACACCTATCTGGAGCCGCCGGCCGAGCGGGAGAAGAGCGCCGGTCTAATATGGCCGATCGTGTTCTGGGCAGCGTTGGCTGCCGGCGTGCTGTTGAAGGGACCGCTGATCCTGCTCTTCATCGGTTTGCCGGTCGTAACGCTGGCGATTATCGATCGTTCGGCTGGGTGGTTGACGAGGCTGCGGCCGTTGATCGGCCTTCCGATCTTCCTTCTTCTGGTGCTGCCTTGGTTCATCGCCATCATTGGCCGATCCGGCGGGACATTCTTGTCGGATTCTGTAGGGCGCGATTTGTTGGCCAAAGTGGTCAGCGGTCAGGAATCGCATGGCGCGCCGCCCGGCTATTACGTCGTTCTGTTCTTCATCACCTTCTGGCCGGCGTCGATCCTGGCCGGCATGGCAACGCCGTGGGTGTGGCGCGAGAAGTGGGAGACGCCGGTCAAGTTCTTGCTGGCCTGGCTGGTACCGGCCTGGATTGTGTTTGAACTCGTCATCACCAAGCTGCCGCATTACGTGTTGCCGCTTTATCCAGCGATCGCGATCCTGCTTGCCATGGCGATCGATCAGCAGGCCCTGTCACGTCAGAAATGGATGGAATACGGCACCTTCTGGTGGTTCGCGATTCCGGTCCTTTTCTTTGTTGGGTCGCTGGTGCTGCTGCTGCGCTATGAGGGCTATCCCGGTTGGCCGGCCTGGCCGTTCCTTGGCGCAGCAATGGTGTTCGGCTTTCGTGCGTGGTGGCTTTATTTCGTCGACGGGCCGGAGCGCTCGATGCTGCGCGCGGCCGTGACCTCCGTGCTGCTTGCGATCGCGGTCTATTGGTCGGTGCTGCCGTCGCTGGCCATGTTGTTCCCCAGTGTCGCAATCGCACAAGCCGTGCGCACGGCGGAATGTTCCGATCCCAAGGTTGCCGCCGCAGGCTATCGGGAGCCTAGTCTCGTCTTCCTTGCCGGCACGGATACTCTGCTGACCGGCGCTGCTGGGGCCGCCGATTTCCTGCAAGATCACAAATGCCGCTTTGCCGTGATTGAATCCTCGCTGGATCGCACCTTCGCACGACGGGCCGAGGCGATCGGACTTCGCTATACCAAGGTGTCGCAATTCAAAGGCTATAATCTCGGTAGTGGCGGCCGCATCACTCTGACGATCTACAAGTCGTTGGGGAATTTGTGA
- a CDS encoding lipid-A-disaccharide synthase N-terminal domain-containing protein, which translates to MLVDLSRAIGTYLQDVFVNNLDWWVLLGFMAQFFFTARFVVQWIASERAGRSVIPVAFWFFSIGGGALLLIYALYRKDPVFIAGQALGLFVYLRNLYLILRETKREPASAI; encoded by the coding sequence ATGCTGGTCGATCTGTCGCGTGCGATCGGGACCTACCTGCAGGACGTGTTCGTCAATAATCTTGACTGGTGGGTGCTGCTCGGATTCATGGCGCAGTTTTTCTTCACTGCGCGTTTCGTGGTGCAATGGATCGCCTCGGAACGGGCAGGGCGCAGCGTCATACCCGTTGCATTCTGGTTCTTTTCAATCGGCGGCGGCGCGCTGCTGCTGATCTATGCATTGTACAGAAAGGATCCGGTCTTCATCGCCGGTCAGGCGCTCGGGCTGTTCGTGTATTTGCGCAATCTCTATCTGATCCTGCGCGAGACAAAACGCGAGCCGGCGAGCGCGATCTGA
- a CDS encoding glycosyltransferase family 2 protein: MTRLRLATVENDLDISVVVPVHNEADNLAELTAEIVSALRGKSAFEIVYVDDASTDATQAELDRLGNLYPELRPIAHDIKSGQSIAVVSGVRAARGTIIVTLDGDGQNDPRFILEMAQALADGMPRLGLVAGRRLGRKATLFKKIQSRIANGVRAAILRDGTTDTGCGLKAFPRALFLMLPVFDSLHRFLPALVRREGYEIAHVDVIDRDRRHGVSKYGMWNRLWVGLLDLAGVWWLIRRRKAIPTIRELKGDAGRSVACDRDLPAGRVRQ, translated from the coding sequence GTGACCCGGCTTCGTCTGGCAACGGTTGAGAACGACCTCGATATTTCAGTGGTCGTGCCGGTACACAACGAGGCCGATAATCTTGCCGAACTGACTGCCGAAATCGTGTCGGCTCTGCGCGGGAAAAGCGCATTCGAAATCGTCTATGTCGATGATGCTTCGACAGATGCGACGCAGGCTGAGCTCGACCGGCTTGGCAATCTCTATCCGGAATTGCGGCCAATCGCGCACGACATCAAAAGCGGCCAATCGATCGCGGTGGTGAGCGGCGTTCGCGCGGCGCGCGGCACGATCATCGTGACGCTCGACGGTGATGGGCAGAACGATCCGCGCTTTATCCTTGAGATGGCGCAGGCTCTCGCAGATGGCATGCCGCGGCTTGGTCTTGTCGCCGGACGGCGGCTCGGCCGCAAGGCGACGCTGTTCAAGAAGATACAGTCACGGATCGCCAATGGTGTGCGCGCGGCAATCCTTCGCGATGGTACGACGGATACGGGATGCGGGCTGAAGGCTTTCCCGCGCGCGCTGTTCCTGATGTTGCCGGTGTTCGACAGCCTGCATCGCTTCCTGCCGGCGCTGGTGCGCCGCGAAGGCTACGAGATCGCCCATGTCGACGTCATCGATCGCGATCGCCGTCATGGCGTGTCGAAATATGGGATGTGGAATCGCCTGTGGGTCGGGCTTCTCGATCTTGCCGGCGTCTGGTGGCTGATCCGCCGGCGCAAGGCGATTCCAACAATACGGGAGCTGAAAGGCGATGCTGGTCGATCTGTCGCGTGCGATCGGGACCTACCTGCAGGACGTGTTCGTCAATAA